Proteins encoded together in one Impatiens glandulifera chromosome 1, dImpGla2.1, whole genome shotgun sequence window:
- the LOC124921274 gene encoding uncharacterized protein LOC124921274, translated as MIPVIFDKALPNEDKQRFPLLNPDSVLPYTRLSELEVPKAIKSGDCGVFVLMYIEYLTANLNLAEVTSQEMKDEDLQAESRFSNIGDRFISFQLKALTRFDFKFVIFSCDPSLRFAVLSFVFLEAALRAASLVVPSSNCYAIDNSSHIHDFSDWFGHPFVYEDKDSDIVVRFCKDVESRSQKGYQDFGRFDSFNRLLASSGPNAFVKEFYGGDLVNCEQSYDKMGRSSQVNIKCGSCPSATCKGKLGCICSVSYESSCRVLVELAIPCEKPGPRVFEGFTVGFHPRTWEIVYNGMTQLGFEKLHNDYSFNTEQTHLHLYMTAIASLSGSVEKPIVKVSPEHGLEVKLSGSATTGTPPTTLSPVLMVVNWRCKKASDVPYEVEITIPVENYEPIQFTLTKMCEYVQKEEGNDERGWAIFGIISCIFIVFSMLFCAGGFVYKTRYESQRGLHALPGMTYLSAFLEALSGGGYGYSQPEDSNGPSGNQVSWERPPVSSQGTTGGRYGSI; from the exons ATGATTCCGGTTATATTTGACAAGGCATTGCCTAATGAAGATAAACAAAGATTTCCTCTACTTAACCCTGATTCCGTTTTGCCATACACAAGACTTTCAGAGTTAGAAGTCCCCAAAGCAATTAAGAGTGGAGATTGTGGTGTCTTTGTACTAATGTATATAGAGTACTTGACTGCAAACCTGAATCTAGCAGAAGTGACCTCACAAGAGATGAAAG ATGAGGACCTCCAAGCAGAATCTCGATTTTCCAACATTGGCGACAGGTTTATTTCATTTCAATTGAAGGCACTCACTCGTTTCgatttcaaatttgttatctTTTCTTGTGACCCATCACTTCGATTTGCAGTACTATCATTTGTTTTCCTTGAAGCAGCGTTACGTGCGGCTTCTCTTGTGGTTCCAAGTTCAAATTGCTATGCAATTGACAATTCAAGTCACATTCATGATTTC AGCGATTGGTTTGGACATCCATTTGTGTACGAAGATAAG GATTCTGATATCGTTGTTCGATTCTGTAAAGATGTAGAGTCTAGATCACAGAAG GGTTATCAGGATTTTGGCAGGTTTGATAGCTTCAATAGGCTTCTTGCTTCTTCAGGGCCTAATGCATTTGTGAAG GAATTCTATGGAGGTGACCTTGTTAATTGTGAGCAAAGTTATGATAAAATGGGACGCTCATCTCAG GTAAATATCAAATGCGGGAGCTGTCCTAGTGCTACATGTAAAG GAAAACTTGGATGCATATGCAGTGTCTCATATGAATCATCTTGCAG AGTTCTGGTTGAGCTTGCTATTCCATGTGAGAAACCAGGTCCTCGAGTTTTTGAAGGATTTACGGTGGGTTTTCACCCACGGACATGGGAAATT GTCTATAATGGCATGACTCAACTGGGTTTTGAGAAGCTCCACAATGACTAtag CTTCAACACTGAGCAAACTCATTTACACCTTTATATGACTGCAATTGCTTCCCTGTCTGGCTCAGTGGAAAAACCAATAGTAAAG GTTTCCCCAGAACATGGGCTTGAGGTTAAGTTGTCTGGCTCAGCGACAACTGGAACCCCTCCAACTACTTTGTCCCCTGTACTGATGGTGGTTAACTGGAGAT GTAAGAAGGCCAGTGATGTTCCATATGAAGTTGAGATCACTATCCCAGTAGAGAATTATGAGCCAATTCAGTTTACTCTTACGAAGATGTGTG AATACGTGCAGAAAGAAGAAGGAAATGATGAAAGAGGCTGGGCTATATTTGGAATCATCTCTTGCAT ATTTATAGTTTTCTCAATGCTGTTCTGTGCTGGAGGATTTGTTTATAAGACACGATACGAAAGCCAG CGTGGGCTCCATGCATTGCCAGGAATGACATATTTATCGGCGTTTCTAGAAGCT TTGAGCGGAGGAGGATATGGCTATTCGCAACCAGAAGACTCAAATGGTCCTTCTGGGAATCAAGTCTCTTGGGAAAGGCCACCTGTTTCTTCTCAAGGGACAACCGGAGGAAGATATGGTTCAATTTGA
- the LOC124920655 gene encoding peroxidase 72-like: MANSILSSLFLVAVITAIATPHMSLAHKPINGGGYLYPQFYDHSCPNALEIVKHIVAKAVAKDPRMAASLLRLHFHDCFVKGCDASVLLDSTGSLISEKRSNPNRNSIRGFEVVDEIKYALERECPHTVSCADILAIAARDSTILAGGPSWEVPLGRRDSKGASLSGSNNNIPAPNNTFQTILTKFKLQGLNIVDMVALSGSHTIGNSRCTSFRQRLYNQTGNGQPDYSLDQTFAAQLRGRCPRSGGDQNLFFLDHVSPFKFDNSYFKNLLAYKGLLSSDQILLTKSEQSMELVKTYAYNNDLFLHQFALSMVKMGNISPLTGPKGEIRKNCRKINTY, translated from the exons ATGGCCAATTCCATCCTAAGTTCCCTCTTCCTGGTTGCAGTAATAACTGCCATAGCCACTCCTCACATGAGCTTGGCTCACAAACCAATCAACGGTGGCGGTTATCTCTACCCGCAGTTCTATGACCATTCTTGCCCAAACGCACTAGAGATTGTGAAGCATATTGTGGCCAAGGCTGTTGCCAAGGACCCCCGAATGGCTGCTTCTTTGCTTCGACTTCATTTCCACGACTGCTTTGTCAAG GGTTGTGATGCGTCGGTACTTCTAGACAGCACCGGTAGTCTAATAAGCGAGAAAAGATCTAACCCAAACAGGAACTCAATTCGAGGTTTTGAGGTCGTTGATGAAATCAAATATGCTCTTGAAAGGGAGTGTCCCCACACCGTCTCTTGTGCCGACATTTTGGCTATAGCTGCCCGAGACTCAACCATCTTA gCTGGAGGGCCAAGCTGGGAAGTGCCTTTGGGGAGAAGAGATTCAAAAGGTGCAAGCTTGAGTGGTTCAAATAACAACATTCCTGCTCCTAACAACACCTTCCAAACCATCCTCACCAAATTCAAGCTCCAAGGCTTAAACATAGTTGACATGGTTGCCCTGTCGG GGAGTCACACCATAGGAAACTCAAGGTGCACCAGTTTCAGGCAGAGGCTATACAACCAGACCGGGAATGGTCAGCCCGACTACTCGCTAGACCAGACTTTTGCGGCCCAATTGAGAGGCAGGTGCCCGAGATCTGGAGGAGACCAGAACTTGTTCTTCTTGGACCATGTTTCGCCATTCAAGTTTGACAACAGTTACTTCAAGAACTTGCTGGCATACAAGGGACTCCTGAGCTCAGACCAAATTCTCTTGACCAAGAGCGAACAGTCCATGGAGCTGGTGAAGACTTATGCTTATAACAATGACCTTTTCTTACACCAATTTGCTCTGTCTATGGTCAAGATGGGAAACATCTCTCCTTTGACAGGTCCAAAGGGAGAGATCCGAAAGAATTGCAGGAAAATCAACACCTAttga